The segment GAAAAACTCGAGGCCGAAAGCCTCAAACGCGGCCGCCAGACTGTCGTGACCAAGTGGCGCCGGCGAGAGATCAATTCCGTCGAATCCGACGCCATGGTCGGCGCCGAACTTCGCCAATGCCGTCACTACCGGACCCGCATGGGCGATGAGCGTGCGTCGCACCAGCTCCGGGACCTCAGCGATCGAGCACCCGGACGACAGAGCCGCTACGACCGCGCTTGCACTTTGCAACCCCACGGTGAGGCCGGTCGGTCCCACGCCGTGGCTCGCCGCTGGGAAGAACGGGCAACCGTGACTCATCATCGCGACGCCGGCGAAGCGGAAATTGCCGAAGCCCTCTTCTGACTCCTGGGAGAGCCTCCTCACAACCTCAGCAACCGCCACGCATCGATCGAAGTCGACGCCATGATTGCGGGTGGCCAGCTGGACGGATCCGGAAAACGCGGGGTGTTGAACGAGAGCATCGCCCAGCCATGCGATGTCCTCACATGATGAGGTCGCGCCGGCAATACCCAGTGAGCAGAATTCAAGTCCGGCGTCGCGGACGACATCGTGAAAATCACGCAAATACCGCGATCGCGCCTCATTGTGCCAGTCACGCAGGTCATGCAGGACCGGCCGAGTGCTGAGCCGTATTGTCTGGACAGTGAATCCCGCCATCTCAAGACTGTTCCGAGCCTGATCCAGTGTCCACTTGGCTTGTTCGACAACCGAGGCATCGAGAGGGTGCCGGTCGGCCAAGCCCAGCGTTATTGTGCGGACTATATCTGAATTCATTCAGGCCATTCTCTGCTGATATTTTGGCGCAATGTACAGGCACATGCGCCCGGCACAGCACGACAGAGACGGCTTGCCAGTTCCACCTCACCGACGAAAGAGTGGAGTTCGTTGCCAACGGATCCAATTTCCTGACTTCGGCTACGCAGTACCTTATCCGCTACCAGCGCGGTGAAGACGTAGGCTTTGAGAACGTCGAGGTTGCAAACTTCTGTCAAGGAATCCGTGCCAGGAGTGCAGAGGTAATGATATTCTCCTGCCCACCGAGACAGGTCGCCGTCCTGTGACACCAGGCGGTCGATGTGAAGGTCACATTCGCGCGGCACGCATGAAACCGTCGGACCGCCGCGCCCCTCAGTCAAGATCGAGGCACAGGCCGCAAGACGGTAAACTTCGACAAGATTCTCTCGAACTTGCTGGCCATGCACGGGCTGAGCGGCCAACAGGCGCTTCGCCTTCAGGAGCAGAAGATACATGCGGTCGACGTCGACGGGTCGTCGCAGATCAAAC is part of the Phytohabitans houttuyneae genome and harbors:
- a CDS encoding DUF711 family protein; translation: MNSDIVRTITLGLADRHPLDASVVEQAKWTLDQARNSLEMAGFTVQTIRLSTRPVLHDLRDWHNEARSRYLRDFHDVVRDAGLEFCSLGIAGATSSCEDIAWLGDALVQHPAFSGSVQLATRNHGVDFDRCVAVAEVVRRLSQESEEGFGNFRFAGVAMMSHGCPFFPAASHGVGPTGLTVGLQSASAVVAALSSGCSIAEVPELVRRTLIAHAGPVVTALAKFGADHGVGFDGIDLSPAPLGHDSLAAAFEAFGLEFFGSAGTLSLAAALTEGIQTTGLPTRGYNGLMLAVLEDSILGQRWAQRLVDIDKLLYYSAVCGTGLDALPLAGDVSVGSLARVLSDIGTLAVRLAKPLSGRLMPVPGKRDGEMTTFRSPYVTNTVIHGLAAPPTLIGDA